The following proteins come from a genomic window of Yinghuangia sp. ASG 101:
- a CDS encoding TAXI family TRAP transporter solute-binding subunit: MTQSRTGGPRTGGPQTRRTRALVAVVLAVALALFAGGLWVGSDDAKPYRGGPVSISTGVPSGVYYRYGQLLAPRLEADLGVPVTIDASAGSVDNVRRLIDGTHTLAIATADAVADLSPAERDQLRAIARLYDDYVQLVVPVSSPARSVADLRGKRVGIGPPASGVQLLANRILATAGLDARTDLVATEDGIGDTAAKLRDGRLDAFFWSGGLPTEAVRVLAEEADIRFVPLGDVAATLRDRYHQVYREAVIPSDAYQAGRTLPGVRQEVPTVAVPNLLVTRADTDPDLIRRVTGTVMGGREAIGREVHAAQLVDPRTAILTFPPLLLHEGARLWYRSAKP; the protein is encoded by the coding sequence ATGACGCAGAGCCGGACGGGAGGCCCCCGCACGGGAGGGCCGCAGACCCGGCGGACGCGCGCGTTGGTCGCGGTGGTGCTCGCGGTGGCGCTGGCGCTGTTCGCGGGCGGCCTGTGGGTCGGCTCGGACGACGCCAAGCCCTACCGGGGCGGCCCGGTGAGCATTTCGACGGGCGTCCCGTCGGGCGTCTACTACCGCTACGGCCAGTTGCTCGCCCCGCGCCTGGAGGCCGATCTCGGCGTCCCGGTGACCATCGACGCGTCGGCCGGGTCGGTGGACAACGTGCGGCGCCTGATCGACGGCACCCACACCCTCGCCATCGCGACGGCCGACGCGGTGGCCGACCTGTCGCCCGCGGAACGCGACCAACTGCGCGCGATCGCACGCCTGTACGACGACTACGTGCAGTTGGTGGTGCCGGTCTCGTCGCCGGCGCGGAGCGTGGCCGACCTGCGCGGCAAGCGCGTGGGGATCGGGCCGCCGGCGTCCGGGGTGCAGCTGCTCGCGAACCGGATCCTCGCGACGGCGGGCCTCGACGCGCGCACCGACCTGGTGGCGACCGAGGACGGCATCGGCGACACCGCGGCGAAGCTGCGCGACGGACGGCTGGACGCGTTCTTCTGGTCGGGCGGCCTCCCCACCGAGGCGGTCCGCGTGCTCGCGGAGGAGGCGGACATCCGCTTCGTGCCGCTGGGCGATGTCGCGGCGACGCTGCGCGACCGATACCACCAGGTGTACCGCGAGGCGGTGATCCCCTCGGACGCGTACCAGGCCGGGCGGACGCTGCCGGGCGTCCGGCAGGAGGTGCCGACCGTCGCGGTACCGAACCTCCTGGTGACCCGGGCGGACACCGACCCCGACCTGATCCGCCGGGTGACCGGCACGGTGATGGGCGGTCGCGAGGCGATCGGGCGGGAGGTGCACGCGGCGCAACTGGTGGATCCGCGGACCGCCATCCTCACGTTCCCGCCGCTGTTGCTGCACGAAGGCGCCCGCCTTTGGTACCGGTCGGCGAAACCGTGA